From one Candidatus Lernaella stagnicola genomic stretch:
- a CDS encoding tetratricopeptide repeat protein, which yields MSEKLQQNIKTWRADLERFPDKRLYHRLAEALLSLGEAEEALQVAEAGMARHKRYWSCQEAMGAVLVALGRYDEAVTALEGVAEHGGIGEGKRNLAKAYYSAGRDQDGARVCKELLRADPFDKTAKQLLVKGKAVPASPRFETPPAVETPVQEQPVVPIEPEPIAEPEPIAAEALIEPEPISEPEPIAAEAPAAPPTESTASPVEQPAERSAVVETPFEDLSTSETDRVVDDFFDPLMEEPAPDQEDDAPAQPEVDEPEPPPEEDIADEDGAEDSVGVLSDPVEPEPVGQREGFAVADDADPDADDVEPAHEYDPTEGMDENVDIEDVDVFGSLDENSAPEASPDENEAADEGEELEDHDDEHEDEDDASINEEQGDHSTKKKKRRRRWKPWRKNKE from the coding sequence GTGAGCGAAAAATTGCAACAGAATATCAAAACCTGGCGCGCCGATTTGGAGCGCTTTCCGGACAAGCGATTGTACCATCGCCTTGCCGAAGCGCTCCTGTCGCTGGGTGAAGCCGAGGAAGCCCTGCAAGTGGCCGAGGCCGGGATGGCGCGCCACAAGCGATATTGGTCTTGTCAGGAGGCCATGGGCGCGGTGTTGGTCGCCCTGGGACGTTACGACGAGGCCGTGACGGCGCTGGAAGGTGTCGCCGAGCACGGGGGTATCGGCGAAGGGAAACGCAACCTGGCCAAAGCGTATTACAGCGCCGGTCGCGATCAGGATGGCGCCCGTGTCTGCAAGGAACTGCTCCGCGCCGATCCCTTCGACAAAACCGCCAAGCAGTTGCTCGTAAAAGGCAAAGCCGTGCCGGCTTCGCCGCGCTTTGAGACGCCGCCGGCCGTTGAGACGCCGGTCCAAGAGCAGCCGGTTGTCCCGATCGAACCCGAACCGATAGCCGAGCCCGAACCTATCGCGGCCGAAGCGCTGATCGAGCCCGAGCCGATTAGCGAACCTGAACCTATCGCGGCTGAAGCCCCGGCAGCACCGCCGACCGAATCGACAGCGTCGCCGGTCGAACAGCCCGCGGAGAGGTCTGCGGTCGTCGAAACTCCTTTCGAGGACCTGAGCACCAGCGAGACCGACAGAGTCGTGGACGATTTCTTCGACCCGTTGATGGAAGAGCCCGCTCCGGATCAAGAGGACGACGCGCCCGCGCAGCCTGAGGTCGACGAGCCGGAGCCGCCGCCGGAGGAAGATATTGCCGACGAGGACGGCGCGGAGGATTCGGTTGGCGTGCTCTCCGACCCCGTCGAGCCTGAGCCGGTGGGCCAGAGGGAAGGCTTCGCGGTCGCGGACGACGCGGATCCCGATGCCGACGATGTCGAACCGGCGCACGAGTACGACCCGACCGAAGGCATGGATGAAAACGTCGATATCGAAGACGTCGATGTTTTCGGAAGTCTGGACGAGAACAGCGCACCCGAGGCGAGTCCGGATGAAAACGAGGCGGCGGACGAGGGGGAGGAACTCGAAGACCACGACGACGAACACGAAGATGAAGACGACGCGTCTATCAACGAAGAGCAAGGCGATCATTCAACCAAGAAGAAAAAACGTCGGCGGCGATGGAAACCGTGGCGGAAGAACAAGGAGTAA
- a CDS encoding PQQ-binding-like beta-propeller repeat protein has product MPHERRRRPLAGRLLFAVFTALIALLFWRLSVTGEGVASHQARAGEITDIAYLGEQNAVARLRFGEVLISGPGAIKSVAVDRPLQLVPDGKGGLFVVGLLGREVHQLDPDGTVRTVAQFPSSVFVTGVLADRDTIWVAGYFRSRYESRPKKHVYLPEHSQYLWFALSFEDGLPDGRVNVPESPRIRGVTRWHEESGGRWTLLADETRLYIVNDQAETLTAVDKQTGGIVWQQEIDPRPTGALRWRDRILIPSAQAGRVCAHAVDDGRILWQAEIGAGLTDIAYFGERVFVTDWRRSRLVTLGPENGATETDIHISGSPRYLAVRDGELAVWLSAAGQVVTLNAAGSETGRVSLFGGDAK; this is encoded by the coding sequence ATGCCTCACGAACGACGAAGACGCCCGCTGGCCGGGCGTCTTCTTTTTGCCGTTTTCACGGCGCTCATCGCGTTGCTTTTCTGGCGCCTCTCGGTTACCGGCGAAGGGGTCGCATCCCATCAAGCGCGCGCCGGCGAAATCACGGATATCGCATATCTCGGCGAACAAAACGCGGTGGCACGCCTGCGGTTCGGCGAGGTTCTGATTAGCGGGCCCGGCGCCATCAAGAGCGTGGCCGTGGATCGTCCGCTGCAATTGGTTCCTGACGGGAAGGGCGGATTGTTCGTCGTGGGCTTGTTGGGACGCGAGGTCCACCAATTGGATCCCGATGGCACCGTACGAACCGTCGCGCAGTTTCCCTCGTCCGTTTTTGTAACCGGTGTTTTAGCGGACAGAGATACGATCTGGGTCGCCGGCTATTTCCGATCGCGTTACGAAAGCCGGCCGAAAAAGCACGTCTATCTACCCGAGCACAGCCAGTACCTTTGGTTCGCGTTGAGCTTCGAAGACGGCTTACCCGACGGGCGGGTAAACGTGCCGGAAAGTCCGCGGATACGCGGCGTGACGCGCTGGCACGAGGAATCCGGCGGTCGGTGGACGCTTCTGGCTGACGAAACCAGGTTGTATATCGTCAACGACCAGGCGGAAACGTTGACGGCGGTCGATAAACAGACGGGCGGGATCGTTTGGCAACAGGAGATCGACCCCCGGCCGACGGGCGCGCTGCGTTGGCGCGATCGCATACTCATTCCTAGCGCGCAGGCCGGGCGGGTTTGCGCTCATGCGGTGGACGACGGCCGAATTCTCTGGCAGGCGGAAATTGGCGCCGGTCTCACCGACATTGCGTACTTTGGCGAACGGGTTTTCGTGACCGATTGGCGTCGCAGTCGACTCGTCACGCTGGGACCGGAAAACGGCGCCACCGAAACGGACATACACATCTCGGGATCACCGCGCTACTTGGCCGTTCGAGACGGCGAGTTGGCGGTGTGGTTGAGCGCGGCGGGGCAGGTCGTCACATTGAATGCGGCAGGAAGCGAAACCGGCCGCGTTTCACTCTTTGGCGGTGATGCGAAATGA
- a CDS encoding Xaa-Pro peptidase family protein: MASRLERLRQALREKSFEAAYVSYLPNVRYLAGFTGTEGSLLVTADTALFFTDSRYTDQAGKQVTPHGFKVVQFQKKLEEIGVKVQELGIAQLGIEDKAMTVAMHRDFATHLGEVKATPLGGLVTNLRVIKDEAEQEKIRRAVQVQEQAMEKILPMIVPGAVERDIAFELETEMRRLGATSPSFDTIVGSGPRGAMPHGVASDKEIAAGELVVLDWGCVVDGYCSDQTLTVAVGEAADPEAHKVYDIVYKAQRQCIESIRPGMAMKEIDKVARDVITEAGYGKLFGHGTGHSLGLEIHEDPRASMLGEGNAQIGMVFTVEPGIYLSGRFGVRLEDIVVVTQTGAECLTTMSKKWRSTL, encoded by the coding sequence ATGGCATCTAGACTCGAGCGGTTACGGCAGGCTTTACGCGAGAAAAGCTTTGAAGCGGCGTATGTATCTTATCTACCGAACGTCCGGTATCTGGCCGGGTTTACGGGGACCGAAGGGTCGCTGTTGGTCACGGCCGACACCGCGCTCTTTTTCACGGACTCCCGCTACACCGATCAAGCCGGGAAGCAAGTGACGCCGCATGGGTTCAAGGTCGTCCAGTTTCAGAAAAAACTGGAAGAAATCGGCGTGAAAGTTCAGGAGTTGGGTATCGCGCAACTCGGCATCGAAGACAAAGCGATGACCGTGGCCATGCACCGTGATTTCGCCACGCACTTGGGCGAGGTCAAGGCGACGCCGCTCGGCGGGTTGGTCACCAATTTGCGCGTTATCAAGGACGAGGCGGAACAGGAAAAAATCCGCCGCGCCGTTCAGGTGCAGGAACAGGCGATGGAGAAGATTCTGCCGATGATCGTGCCCGGTGCGGTCGAGCGCGACATCGCCTTTGAACTCGAAACCGAGATGCGGCGGCTCGGCGCCACAAGCCCGTCGTTCGATACGATCGTCGGTTCTGGGCCGCGCGGGGCCATGCCGCACGGCGTGGCTTCGGACAAGGAAATTGCGGCCGGCGAGTTGGTCGTGCTCGATTGGGGTTGCGTGGTTGACGGTTATTGTTCCGATCAGACGCTGACGGTCGCTGTCGGCGAAGCGGCTGATCCGGAGGCCCACAAAGTCTACGACATCGTTTATAAAGCCCAGCGCCAGTGTATTGAATCGATCCGGCCGGGCATGGCCATGAAGGAAATCGATAAAGTTGCACGCGATGTGATCACCGAGGCCGGTTATGGGAAGCTCTTCGGGCATGGGACCGGTCACAGCCTGGGTTTGGAGATTCATGAGGATCCACGGGCCAGCATGCTCGGTGAGGGCAACGCGCAAATAGGGATGGTTTTCACCGTTGAACCCGGCATCTATTTGTCGGGACGCTTCGGCGTGCGCCTCGAGGATATCGTGGTCGTTACCCAGACAGGAGCCGAATGTTTGACCACGATGTCCAAGAAATGGCGATCCACCCTTTAA
- a CDS encoding radical SAM protein: MKRRIVLVYTRTGWDIKNVTSLLPLAVLYLVRPLRRAGFDPVIIDQRIDPQWKRNLREAAPEALFVGISAMTGAQIDWGLRAAQIVRRTTPDTPIVWGGIHVSLVPEQSARHPLVDLVVRGDGEQTVAALATALVDGGDWTHVPGLTWVDGEEVKSTPDAPRITDLSEVLIPDYDAVNVDDYVTTQTLGLRDLAITTSRGCPNACAYCYNLPYGGRRWHAQPADAVVEHIETITKQFGIQGILIKDDNFYVDRARVEGIADGLRAKGLRVTIRGECRADYIARHWQEEFLDFLFENGFREMTVGAESGDDSTLARLNKDITVADIREANRRLQRARIPTKFTFMAGFPEESWEAIGRTLSLMLELTDTNPQARVTPLHLYAPYPGTPLFDEALARGYQPPRSLEEWARVSFHDLDLPWIDARHSRALERLSVATYFMDRQTVAEYFTGRPFIQWLARRYSAVIRWRCRHMFLSWMPETKVIDWYRRQA; this comes from the coding sequence ATGAAGCGCCGCATCGTCTTGGTTTATACCCGCACCGGTTGGGACATCAAAAACGTCACATCGCTGTTGCCGCTGGCCGTGTTGTACCTCGTGCGCCCCTTACGCCGCGCCGGATTCGACCCCGTGATCATCGACCAACGCATCGATCCGCAATGGAAGCGCAACCTGCGCGAAGCGGCTCCCGAAGCGCTTTTCGTGGGTATCAGCGCAATGACCGGGGCGCAAATTGACTGGGGCTTGCGGGCCGCGCAAATCGTGCGCCGGACAACCCCGGACACGCCGATTGTGTGGGGCGGCATTCACGTGTCGCTCGTGCCCGAGCAAAGCGCCCGGCATCCTTTGGTCGACCTCGTAGTGCGCGGTGACGGCGAACAGACCGTTGCGGCGTTGGCCACGGCGCTGGTCGACGGCGGCGATTGGACGCACGTTCCGGGTTTAACGTGGGTCGACGGTGAGGAAGTGAAAAGCACGCCCGACGCCCCGCGCATCACCGATTTGTCTGAGGTTTTGATTCCCGACTACGACGCGGTCAACGTGGATGATTACGTCACGACCCAAACCCTCGGCCTGCGGGACTTGGCGATCACGACCAGCCGCGGCTGCCCCAACGCGTGCGCCTATTGTTACAACCTGCCCTACGGCGGCCGCCGCTGGCACGCGCAACCTGCCGACGCCGTCGTAGAGCATATCGAGACGATCACCAAGCAATTCGGAATTCAGGGTATTTTGATCAAGGACGACAATTTCTATGTCGACCGCGCGCGCGTCGAAGGTATTGCCGACGGCCTACGCGCCAAAGGGTTGCGCGTCACGATTCGCGGCGAGTGCCGGGCCGATTACATCGCCCGCCATTGGCAAGAGGAGTTCTTGGATTTCCTTTTCGAGAATGGTTTCCGCGAGATGACCGTCGGGGCCGAGAGCGGTGACGATTCCACCCTCGCGCGACTCAACAAAGACATCACCGTGGCCGATATCCGCGAAGCGAACCGCCGCCTGCAGCGAGCGCGGATCCCCACGAAGTTCACCTTCATGGCCGGCTTTCCCGAAGAGTCCTGGGAAGCGATCGGGCGCACGCTGTCGCTCATGCTCGAGTTGACCGACACGAACCCACAAGCGCGCGTCACGCCGCTTCATTTGTACGCGCCCTATCCCGGCACGCCGCTTTTCGACGAGGCGTTGGCGCGCGGTTATCAGCCACCGCGATCATTGGAAGAGTGGGCCCGCGTGAGTTTCCACGATCTCGATTTGCCGTGGATCGATGCCCGTCACAGCCGCGCCTTGGAGCGTCTCAGCGTCGCCACCTATTTTATGGATCGTCAAACCGTCGCTGAATACTTCACCGGCCGCCCCTTCATTCAGTGGCTGGCCCGTCGTTACAGCGCGGTCATTCGCTGGCGCTGCCGTCACATGTTTTTATCGTGGATGCCCGAAACCAAAGTCATCGATTGGTATCGCCGTCAGGCCTAG
- a CDS encoding type II 3-dehydroquinate dehydratase: MPRVKIIHGPLLDRLGERETDYYGTEPLEEINASLVAMGEAVGVEVDCFQSDIEGEIVTEIANCRGKCNFLIVNPAAYSHTSVAIYDAIVFCQVPTVEVHLSNLASREPFRRQSTISSVVVGRLEGLGPDGYRLAMRFCLERLTANGI, translated from the coding sequence ATGCCCCGCGTAAAAATCATTCACGGGCCCTTGCTGGACCGGCTTGGGGAGCGCGAAACGGATTACTACGGCACCGAACCGTTGGAGGAGATCAACGCCTCTTTGGTGGCCATGGGCGAAGCTGTGGGCGTCGAAGTGGATTGCTTTCAATCCGACATCGAGGGCGAAATCGTCACCGAGATCGCCAACTGCCGTGGCAAGTGCAATTTCCTCATCGTCAATCCGGCCGCGTACTCCCACACGAGCGTCGCGATATACGACGCAATCGTTTTTTGTCAGGTTCCGACGGTGGAAGTGCATCTATCAAACTTGGCCTCGCGCGAGCCGTTCCGGCGGCAAAGCACGATCTCCAGCGTCGTGGTGGGGCGCCTTGAAGGTCTCGGACCGGACGGTTATCGCCTCGCCATGCGATTTTGTTTAGAAAGGTTGACGGCAAATGGCATCTAG